In the Helianthus annuus cultivar XRQ/B chromosome 11, HanXRQr2.0-SUNRISE, whole genome shotgun sequence genome, one interval contains:
- the LOC110876632 gene encoding uncharacterized protein LOC110876632: MLDIIARLPPKNVAQCKLVCKEWLDFILDRKFVRAHCHYMRASADQKLLMVGWKTIEVHSLNYKSPGFIVPRGVARPFYAHPSRMFFLASLDGMLCVCLQNTCELVVWNPLTTKFKKLANSNSQGFYKVDRDALGFFVDSSDDYNILHIKRRRGTMTVYIYSMELNSWSTVRFLKHRPYHHYTYLWSPATLCGGGLYFVVTQCRGRSDGLSVIRFDVNSKSFSELCFPNVYDDEVSGSLVNINEELHMYVCIGNYDYRREIIYVSEGVDMSAPISNDSDSISSVPSHETSASTRVECRRGRGRMGRPRLRERLPVVTPDVASSQRCSYVGSSSRSVVRYMRMSNENVQPSPIPSISDSFAVIRTTQENISSNATTQVGRRRTGQMGRPRLRDRPSDLTSEATSTQRRCNVDRINRGVVHYTSRTNGAAQSSLGSTVSQTSGCLHSNQLEVPSRASVFQDENRYRRCPSYWDIGDANHSCVHCGAMLWYEERTIKSLTPRVPSFSLCCSEGKVCLPFLRHPPQTLGRLLDYNGETRSRVFRENIKLLNAMFAFTSTGGRISTDLNDGRGPYTFRLNGHNHHNIGSLLPMHPDGRPRFAQLYVYDTENEIDNRFYALRDCVSPTSDQVILRTLVNDLLLMLDANNALVQAFRMARERFNDNSMQRLTLRLLGTRNRREGQYSLPTVPEVAALIPGDGNPTDSRDIIIEERGSRSAKRISELHPSFMALQYPLLFPYGEDGFHLNIPLCNISASSRRQSVSLREYYSYRLQLRRNEGKTLHKSGRLFQTYVVDCYSAILEHEMNWYKQNQNTIRSDLYNGLCDRIADGETSCEAVGRRVILPATFAGGPRYMIQQYQDAMAICRWAGAPDLFITMTCNSKWPEITRHIQATTPGMSASDRPDIVARVFKIKLDELIKDIRKRNIFGHTKAVIYTIEFQKRGLPHSHILLFLQPEDKINTVDNIDKYISAELPSEVEDPIAFGIVRSQMMHGPCGLLNPSSPCMHNGVCSKGYPKNYCEETFIRNDGWPCYKRPNNSRVVKVGSQDIKLDNRYVVPYNRELLVKYGCHINVEWCNQGMLVKYLFTYINKGPDRATVVLEGAQNRTTFASLLHNENEIEEYLNCRYISSIEACWKIFEFEMKYRDVAVERLPFHEEGCNRVYFHDNDEVAEVAQRATASMSKFTEWFRANERFPHGRSLTYVEFPTKFTWHEKEKEWLPRHRVTSIGRIYYVSPSMGEKYYLRMLLNVQRGPLSFKDIRTIDGVEHPTYMSACNALGLLGDDVEWVDSIREASQWQLGNQLRDLFVCILLFCTVSNQRRLFFDCLPYLSEDIAYNRRTMLQNDDVVFTDEEILNYTLIEIERVLIGHGKSLLDFPNLPQIDRQLVDTMENRLIMAERTFNIEEEMTPFSMIYFVD, encoded by the exons ATGTTGGATATAATTGCAAGACTTCCACCAAAAAATGTTGCTCAATGTAAGCTTGTCTGCAAGGAGTGGTTAGATTTCATTTTAGATCGTAAGTTTGTAAGGGCTCATTGTCATTACATGCGTGCATCGGCTGATCAAAAATTGTTGATGGTTGGTTGGAAGACTATCGAAGTACATTCCTTAAATTATAAGTCCCCGGGATTTATTGTACCAAGAGGTGTTGCCCGCCCGTTCTATGCTCATCCTTCTAGAATGTTTTTTTTGGCAAGTTTGGATGGTATGTTGTGTGTTTGTCTCCAAAACACTTGTGAGTTGGTTGTTTGGAATCCATTGACGACTAAGTTCAAGAAGTTGGCAAATTCTAATTCGCAAGGTTTCTACAAAGTTGATAGAGATGCTCTAGGATTTTTTGTTGACTCTTCTGATGATTACAACATTTTACATATTAAACGTAGACGAGGTACAATGACCGTTTATATTTATTCGATGGAGTTGAATTCATGGAGTACTGTACGCTTCCTAAAACACCGTCCGTACCACCATTATACGTACCTTTGGTCGCCAGCAACTTTGTGTGGTGGTGGTTTGTATTTTGTCGTTACCCAATGTCGTGGTCGTTCAGATGGATTGTCGGTTATTCGTTTTGATGTGAATTCAAAGTCGTTTTCTGAATTGTGTTTCCCCAATGTATATGACGATGAAGTTAGTGGAAGTTTAGTTAACATAAACGAGGAGCTTCATATGTATGTTTGTATCGGAAACTATGACTATAGACGAGAAATT ATATATGTATCTGAAGGTGTTGATATGAGTGCACCTATATCAAATGATTCTGATTCAATTTCTTCGGTCCCTTCGCATGAGACGTCAGCATCTACACGTGTTGAATGTCGTAGGGGCCGTGGACGTATGGGCCGTCCTCGATTGCGGGAGCGACTTCCTGTTGTGACGCCTGATGTTGCATCCTCTCAACGGTGTTCTTACG TTGGTAGTTCTAGCAGAAGTGTGGTACGCTATATGCGTATGTCAAATGAAAATGTGCAACCTTCTCCGATCCCTTCAATTTCGGATTCATTTGCGGTTATACGTACCACTCAGGAAAATATATCTTCTAATGCAACGACTCAAGTAGGGCGTAGACGGACGGGCCAAATGGGTCGTCCTCGATTACGTGATCGCCCTTCTGATTTAACAAGTGAGGCTACAAGTACTCAAAGACGTTGCAATG TTGATCGTATCAACAGAGGTGTTGTGCATTATACCAGTAGAACAAATGGAGCTGCGCAATCTTCATTAGGTTCAACGGTTTCACAAACATCTGGATGTCTACATTCGAATCAACTTGAAGTACCTTCCCGTGCAAGTGTCTTTCAAGACGAAAACAGATATC GGCGATGTCCGTCGTATTGGGATATCGGTGATGCAAACCATAGTTGTGTTCATTGTGGAGCTATGCTTTGGTATGAGGAACGAACTATTAAAAGTTTAACTCCTCGTGTTCCAAGTTTTTCATTATGTTGTAGTGAAGGAAAGGTTTGCTTGCCATTTCTTCGACATCCTCCTCAAACATTGGGTCGTCTTCTTGATTACAATGGGGAAACACGATCTCGCGTGTTTAGAGAAAACATAAAGCTTTTAAATGCGATGTTTGCATTTACCTCAACCGGTGGGAGAATATCTACGGATTTAAATGATGGTCGTGGGCCTTATACATTCCGTTTGAATGGCCACAACCATCATAATATTGGATCATTGTTGCCTATGCATCCTGATGGACGCCCTAGATTTGCTCAATTGTACGTTTATGACACGGAAAATGAGATTGATAATCGCTTTTATGCTTTGCGAGATTGTGTGTCACCAACGTCTGATCAAGTCATCCTGCGCACATTAGTGAATGACTTGCTGTTGATGCTTGATGCGAACAATGCATTAGTTCAGGCTTTTAGGATGGCACGTGAAAGGTTTAATGACAACTCAATGCAACGTCTTACGCTTCGCTTGCTTGGTACGCGAAATAGAAGAGAAGGACAATATTCTTTGCCTACTGTTCCTGAAGTGGCTGCACTGATTCCAGGTGATGGAAATCCTACAGACTCACGTGATATTATTATTGAAGAACGTGGTAGTCGTAGTGCAAAGCGTATATCTGAATTGCACCCAAGTTTTATGGCGTTGCAGTATCCTTTGTTGTTTCCGTATGGAGAAGATGGATTCCATCTTAATATTCCTCTATGTAATATATCTGCATCAAGTAGGCGGCAATCGGTTTCATTAAGAGAATATTATTCTTACCGTTTACAACTTAGGAGGAATGAAGGTAAGACATTACACAAATCTGGCCGTTTATTTCAGACGTATGTTGTGGACTGTTATTCAGCTATCCTTGAACATGAGATGAATTGGTATAAACAAAACCAAAACACTATTCGTTCGGATTTGTATAATGGTTTATGTGATCGTATCGCTGATGGTGAAACAAGTTGTGAAGCAGTTGGTCGACGTGTTATCCTGCCAGCAACATTTGCCGGTGGGCCAAGATATATGATTCAACAGTATCAGGATGCAATGGCTATTTGTCGTTGGGCCGGGGCTCCGGACCTTTTTATTACTATGACATGCAATTCAAAATGGCCGGAAATTACCCGACACATTCAAGCAACAACCCCTGGTATGAGTGCATCCGACCGCCCTGACATTGTTGCCCGTGTTTTCAAAATTAAACTTGATGAACTTATCAAAGACATAAGGAAAAGGAATATTTTTGGACACACGAAAGCAG TTATCTATACAATCGAGTTTCAGAAACGAGGACTTCCACACTCTCATATTCTGCTTTTTTTACAACCTGAAGATAAGATAAATACGGTTGACAATATCGATAAATATATATCTGCGGAGCTTCCTTCGGAGGTGGAAGACCCTATAGCTTTCGGTATTGTTCGTTCACAAATGATgcatggtccatgtggtttgctcAACCCTTCAAGTCCTTGTATGCATAATGGTGTATGTAGTAAAGGGTACCCAAAGAATTATTGTGAGGAGACATTCATCCGAAATGATGGTTGGCCGTGTTATAAGAGGCCCAATAATTCAAGAGTTGTTAAAGTTGGTTCTCAAGATATTAAGCTTGATAATCGGTATGTTGTTCCGTATAACCGTGAATTGTTGGTGAAATATGGTTGTCACATTAATGTGGAGTGGTGCAACCAAGGGATGTTAGTCAAGTATCTTTTTACTTATATAAACAAAGGTCCAGATCGTGCAACTGTGGTTTTGGAAGGTGCTCAAAATAGGACAACGTTTGCGTCCTTATTACATAATGAAAATGAAATTGAGGAATATTTAAATTGTCGGTATATATCTTCTATTGAGGCATGTTGGAagatttttgaatttgaaatgaAGTACCGTGATGTTGCTGTTGAGCGATTACCTTTTCATGAGGAAGGGTGTAATAGAGTGTATTTTCATGATAATGATGAGGTTGCGGAAGTTGCCCAACGTGCTACGGCTAGCATGTCAAAATTTACTGAATGGTTTCGGGCAAATGAAAGGTTTCCGCATGGTCGTTCTTTGACATATGTAGAAtttccaacaaagttcacttggCATGAAAAGGAGAAGGAGTGGTTGCCACGACATAGGGTGACTTCTATTGGCCGCATTTATTATGTGAGCCCATCGATGGGTGAAAAGTATTACCTCCGTATGTTATTAAATGTTCAACGTGGGCCATTAAGCTTTAAAGACATTCGTACGATTGATGGTGTTGAGCATCCAACTTATATGTCTGCTTGCAATGCGTTGGGTTTGTTAGGAGATGATGTTGAGTGGGTAGATTCAATACGTGAAGCTTCTCAATGGCAGTTGGGGAATCAACTTCGTGATTTATTTGTTTGCATTCTATTGTTTTGTACGGTTAGTAATCAACGGCGGTTATTTTTTGATTGTCTACCTTACTTATCAGAGGATATTGCTTACAATCGACGCACAATGCTGCAGAATGATGATGTGGTATTCACAGATGAAGAGATTCTCAATTATACATTGATTGAGATTGAAAGAGTTTTAATTGGTCAtggtaaaagtttattagatttTCCTAATTTGCCTCAAATTGATCGTCAATTGGTTGATACTATGGAAAATCGGTTGATTATGGCTGAGCGCACCTTCAATATTGAAGAAGAAATGACGCCTTTTTCCATGATTTATTTCGTGGATTGA
- the LOC118483773 gene encoding F-box protein At3g08750-like — MSEILPRLPAKCVGRAKKVCKEWLSCISSKEFVMMHCRHMCKGSRQKILSIGQESCFISSTTVDLVDEKTMITLPFHVRPSDVWILSSLNGLLCVCLRNTFEMLIWNPLIRSCINISDSKSYGFFKIYSDAVGLYIDSSNDYRVLHIKRGRFTVDVMAYSRRTSHWKRIPFLQKRHYHTNGYVWSGGTFCEDGLYFTVFQFWLAGDIVIIRFDVNTETFSEIGFPYVGNGETCQGNLVNMNNKLHVFVSHGFIDMAVDLWRYEGEHWSKVMLFPKISYIPTPVWCSITHVSSEEKCFVMTDWGEVYEIDLNKKTCDLFIPSDWNHAIRTAMYVETIVPASLQ; from the coding sequence ATGTCAGAGATACTGCCAAGACTTCCTGCAAAATGTGTAGGTCGTGCAAAGAAGGTATGTAAAGAATGGTTGTCATGTATATCGTCGAAGGAGTTTGTCATGATGCACTGTAGACATATGTGTAAGGGGTCTAGACAAAAAATTCTTAGTATTGGACAGGAATCATGCTTTATTTCCAGCACTACTGTTGATTTAGTCGATGAGAAAACCATGATTACCCTACCGTTTCATGTTCGCCCTTCTGATGTGTGGATTTTATCAAGCTTGAATGGGCTTTTATGTGTTTGTTTACGCAATACGTTTGAAATGCTTATTTGGAATCCGTTGATCCGTAGCTGCATCAACATATCTGATTCTAAGTCTTATGGTTTTTTCAAAATCTATTCCGATGCTGTTGGCCTATACATCGATTCCTCTAATGATTACAGAGTTTTACATATAAAACGTGGTCGTTTTACAGTTGATGTTATGGCTTATTCAAGGAGGACCAGTCATTGGAAGAGAATACCGTTTTTACAAAAAAGGCATTACCATACTAATGGTTATGTGTGGTCGGGGGGGACTTTTTGTGAGGATGGTTTATATTTTACTGTATTCCAGTTTTGGCTTGCTGGTGATATTGTCATAATTCGATTTGATGTGAATACAGAGACGTTTTCAGAAATAGGGTTTCCATATGTTGGCAATGGTGAAACATGTCAGGGGAACTTGGTTAATATGAATAACAAACTTCACGTGTTTGTTAGTCATGGGTTTATAGATATGGCTGTGGATCTATGGCGTTATGAAGGTGAGCATTGGTCGAAGGTCATGTTGTTTCCGAAGATCAGTTATATTCCAACGCCAGTTTGGTGCTCAATTACACATGTTAGTTCAGAAGAAAAGTGTTTTGTGATGACAGATTGGGGTGAGGTTTATGAAATAGATTTGAACAAGAAGACGTGTGACCTTTTCATACCAAGCGATTGGAATCATGCTATACGGACAGCAATGTATGTGGAAACTATTGTGCCAGCAAGTCTTCAGTAA
- the LOC118483844 gene encoding uncharacterized protein LOC118483844 isoform X1: protein MDISDDFVDIYEDDQPAKKVSWNLGFDAMTPKKNQICSPMKDSPKTDSGSVEIISYGQYFSLFKSEIHREVIEQFQNIEKQAKRKHALLTWKWDEVIDITQSEDSNGQKDASKAKQQDDLESELSDTADSLDSPLKRSKIPRISKNCNDHVGWVEF, encoded by the exons ATGGATATCTCGGATGACTTCGTGGACATTTATGAAGACGATCAGCCTGCAAAGAAAGTAAGTTGGAAT CTGGGTTTTGATGCAATGACACCGAAGAAGAATCAAATATGCAGCCCAATGAAAGATTCTCCGAAG ACGGACAGTGGAAGTGTAGAGATCATTTCATATGGACAGTATTTTAGTCTATTCAAATCTGAAATACATAGGGAGGTTATTGAACAG TTTCAGAACATAGAAAAGCAAGCTAAAAGAAAGCATGCGCTCCTAACTTGGAAATGGGATGAGGTCATTGATATTACCCAAAGTGAAGATTCGAATGGTCAGAAAGATGCTTCTAAGGCAAAACAACAAGATGATTTGGAGTCTGAGTTAAGTGATACAGCAGACTCTTTGGATAGTCCATTGAAAAGATCAAAGATTCCACGTATATCTAAAAATTGCAACGATCATGTTGGATGGGTTGAATTTTAA
- the LOC118483844 gene encoding uncharacterized protein LOC118483844 isoform X2: MDISDDFVDIYEDDQPAKKVSWNLGFDAMTPKKNQICSPMKDSPKTDSGSVEIISYGQYFSLFKSEIHREVIEQNIEKQAKRKHALLTWKWDEVIDITQSEDSNGQKDASKAKQQDDLESELSDTADSLDSPLKRSKIPRISKNCNDHVGWVEF, from the exons ATGGATATCTCGGATGACTTCGTGGACATTTATGAAGACGATCAGCCTGCAAAGAAAGTAAGTTGGAAT CTGGGTTTTGATGCAATGACACCGAAGAAGAATCAAATATGCAGCCCAATGAAAGATTCTCCGAAG ACGGACAGTGGAAGTGTAGAGATCATTTCATATGGACAGTATTTTAGTCTATTCAAATCTGAAATACATAGGGAGGTTATTGAACAG AACATAGAAAAGCAAGCTAAAAGAAAGCATGCGCTCCTAACTTGGAAATGGGATGAGGTCATTGATATTACCCAAAGTGAAGATTCGAATGGTCAGAAAGATGCTTCTAAGGCAAAACAACAAGATGATTTGGAGTCTGAGTTAAGTGATACAGCAGACTCTTTGGATAGTCCATTGAAAAGATCAAAGATTCCACGTATATCTAAAAATTGCAACGATCATGTTGGATGGGTTGAATTTTAA
- the LOC118483844 gene encoding uncharacterized protein LOC118483844 isoform X3: MDISDDFVDIYEDDQPAKKLGFDAMTPKKNQICSPMKDSPKTDSGSVEIISYGQYFSLFKSEIHREVIEQFQNIEKQAKRKHALLTWKWDEVIDITQSEDSNGQKDASKAKQQDDLESELSDTADSLDSPLKRSKIPRISKNCNDHVGWVEF, from the exons ATGGATATCTCGGATGACTTCGTGGACATTTATGAAGACGATCAGCCTGCAAAGAAA CTGGGTTTTGATGCAATGACACCGAAGAAGAATCAAATATGCAGCCCAATGAAAGATTCTCCGAAG ACGGACAGTGGAAGTGTAGAGATCATTTCATATGGACAGTATTTTAGTCTATTCAAATCTGAAATACATAGGGAGGTTATTGAACAG TTTCAGAACATAGAAAAGCAAGCTAAAAGAAAGCATGCGCTCCTAACTTGGAAATGGGATGAGGTCATTGATATTACCCAAAGTGAAGATTCGAATGGTCAGAAAGATGCTTCTAAGGCAAAACAACAAGATGATTTGGAGTCTGAGTTAAGTGATACAGCAGACTCTTTGGATAGTCCATTGAAAAGATCAAAGATTCCACGTATATCTAAAAATTGCAACGATCATGTTGGATGGGTTGAATTTTAA